A single region of the Geobacillus subterraneus genome encodes:
- the mutM gene encoding DNA-formamidopyrimidine glycosylase — protein MPELPEVETIRRTLLPLVVGKTIADVEVFWPNIIRHPQDPKAFAARLAGQAVRGIDRRGKFLKFLLDRDMLVSHLRMEGRYTVAGAHEPLDPHTHVVFRFTDGSELRYRDVRKFGTMHVYAKEEGDRRPPLDQLGPEPLSPAFSPSVLAERAAKTKRTVKALLLDQTVVAGFGNIYVDESLFRAGILPERSAASLTDEEIKRLHEQMVATIGEAVMKGGSTVRTYANTQGEAGTFQHSLFVYGRKGEPCKRCGTPIEKTVVAGRGTHYCPHCQR, from the coding sequence ATGCCGGAATTGCCGGAAGTGGAAACGATCCGCCGCACGCTGTTGCCGCTTGTTGTTGGCAAAACGATTGCAGATGTCGAAGTGTTTTGGCCGAACATCATCCGCCATCCGCAAGATCCGAAGGCGTTTGCCGCAAGGCTTGCCGGACAGGCGGTGCGCGGCATCGATCGGCGCGGGAAATTTTTGAAGTTTTTGCTTGACCGCGATATGCTCGTTTCCCATTTGCGCATGGAAGGGCGTTACACCGTCGCCGGCGCACATGAGCCGCTTGATCCGCATACGCACGTCGTGTTCCGCTTCACGGACGGCAGCGAACTCCGTTACCGCGATGTACGCAAGTTCGGAACGATGCATGTGTACGCGAAGGAGGAGGGCGACCGCCGGCCGCCGCTTGATCAATTGGGGCCGGAGCCGCTGTCCCCGGCGTTTTCCCCGTCCGTATTGGCGGAACGGGCTGCGAAAACGAAGCGGACCGTGAAAGCGTTGCTGCTTGACCAAACGGTCGTCGCTGGGTTTGGTAACATTTACGTTGATGAATCGCTGTTTCGCGCCGGCATTCTTCCCGAACGGTCGGCCGCTTCGCTGACGGACGAAGAAATTAAGCGGCTGCATGAACAGATGGTCGCAACGATCGGCGAGGCGGTCATGAAAGGGGGAAGTACGGTGCGAACGTACGCCAACACGCAAGGGGAAGCCGGCACGTTTCAGCATAGCTTGTTCGTCTACGGCCGCAAAGGGGAACCGTGCAAACGGTGCGGAACCCCGATTGAAAAAACGGTCGTCGCCGGCCGCGGTACGCACTATTGTCCGCACTGCCAACGGTAG